In Nicotiana tabacum cultivar K326 chromosome 17, ASM71507v2, whole genome shotgun sequence, one DNA window encodes the following:
- the LOC107802007 gene encoding uncharacterized protein LOC107802007 codes for MMKSRISWVWIVILFLGVTFHNLSTSQARTTRHRHHLTAVVEGTVFCDTCFQQQFSGASHFISGATVAVECAESVKRSSFYKEVKTNEHGKFSVDLPISVSKHVKKIKGCSVKLIKSSEPYCSVASTATSSSLHLKSRKQGTHIFSAGFFTFKPLNQPDLCSQKPSIQSSKKKLTDPQKSAISNPNDPTFYPPIQDPPAPSTLLPPLPRLPPLPLLPPLPNLPGLGLPIPPVSKDSNKHYSQSEAAAQPRFFNPIGGGLPLPPNPLLPPPSILPPNPFLPPPSIIPPIIPSPPPSIFPPLFPSPPPSIIPPIIPSPPSPPHSLFPPLIPPLIPGLTPSPPPPPPSLFPPVIPPLFPPLIPGLTPSPPPPRSLFPPFPFQPTPGFPGVPPAATTSSQQKKNTSP; via the exons ATGATGAAAAGCAGAATATCTTGGGTTTGGATTGTAATTCTATTTCTTGGTGTCACATTCCATAATCTTTCGACTTCACAAGCAAGAACTACTAGGCATAGGCATCACCTAACTGCAGTAGTTGAGGGAACTGTTTTCTGTGATACTTGCTTCCAGCAGCAATTCTCGGGGGCTAGTCACTTCATTTCAG GTGCCACTGTTGCAGTAGAATGTGCAGAGTCGGTCAAAAGATCAAGTTTTTACAAAGAAGTGAAAACAAATGAGCATGGAAAATTCAGTGTAGACCTACCTATCTCTGTAAGCAAACATGTCAAGAAAATCAAGGGATGTTCTGTGAAGCTGATTAAGAGCAGCGAGCCGTATTGCTCTGTGGCGTCGACAGCAACTTCATCTTCTCTTCATCTCAAGTCAAGAAAACAAGGGACTCACATCTTCTCTGCTGGTTTCTTCACATTCAAACCTCTCAACCAACCAGATCTTTGTAGCCAAAAGCCAAGCATCCAAAGTTCCAAAAAGAAATTAACAGATCCTCAAAAGTCTGCAATTTCAAATCCTAATGATCCTACATTTTACCCACCAATTCAAGATCCACCAGCGCCAAGTACTTTACTTCCACCTCTTCCTAGGCTACCTCCTTTACCACTACTACCTCCTTTGCCAAATCTTCCAGGATTAGGACTTCCAATACCACCAGTTTCTAAAGATTCTAACAAACACTACTCTCAATCTGAAGCCGCAGCTCAGCCAAGATTTTTCAATCCAATAGGAGGAGGACTTCCTTtgcctccaaatccacttcttcCACCACCTTCAATTCTACCTCCTAACCCATTTTTACCTCCACCTTCTATTATTCCTCCAATTATCCCCTCCCCTCCTCCTTCAATATTTCCTCCCTTATTCCCTTCTCCTCCACCTTCAATAATTCCTCCAATTATCCCTTCACCTCCAAGCCCTCCACATTCACTATTTCCTCCACTTATCCCACCACTCATACCTGGTTTAACTCCGTCTCCACCACCACCGCCACCTTCACTTTTCCCACCTGTGATCCCTCCACTCTTCCCACCATTGATACCTGGTTTAACGCCGTCTCCACCACCGCCCCGCTCACTCTTCCCTCCTTTTCCATTCCAACCCACACCTGGCTTTCCCGGAGTTCCTCCAGCTGCCACCACTTCATCTCAGCAGAAGAAGAACACCTCTCCTTAG